A part of Spirochaetaceae bacterium genomic DNA contains:
- a CDS encoding Uma2 family endonuclease, producing MTYYTAICLVAPGKQTKSNHKNTGAVITDREPIPSTADRDLTFKRSLYARHGVTEYWVVAEARTIEVLALAQHDFEPVQRYPEGQRPTSPLLAGLNLDTNKIFAD from the coding sequence TTGACATATTATACCGCGATATGTCTGGTTGCACCGGGAAAGCAAACCAAATCGAATCACAAGAACACCGGGGCAGTCATCACCGATCGAGAGCCTATCCCATCCACCGCCGACCGGGACCTCACCTTCAAGCGCTCGCTCTATGCCAGGCACGGCGTGACCGAGTACTGGGTGGTAGCCGAAGCCCGCACCATCGAGGTGCTGGCGCTCGCCCAGCATGACTTCGAGCCGGTGCAGCGCTACCCGGAAGGGCAGCGCCCGACATCGCCGCTGTTGGCGGGACTGAACCTCGACACCAACAAGATCTTCGCGGATTGA
- a CDS encoding MbcA/ParS/Xre antitoxin family protein, whose translation MRFQEFVRDQAFSPSLIADELRTTKSEIAGTLGLGKDAFTRASRVRARKTQVRLRQMLEILNRVETATGSPLAAYAWFRAEPLPGFGGATPDLLVREGRADQVHAYLDRIMAGGYA comes from the coding sequence ATGAGGTTTCAGGAATTCGTCCGGGACCAGGCGTTCTCTCCGTCGCTCATCGCCGACGAGCTGCGTACCACCAAGTCCGAGATCGCCGGCACGCTGGGCCTCGGCAAGGATGCGTTCACCCGCGCGTCGCGGGTCCGGGCGCGCAAGACCCAGGTCCGGTTGCGCCAGATGCTGGAGATTCTCAATCGCGTGGAAACGGCAACCGGATCGCCGCTCGCGGCTTACGCCTGGTTCCGCGCCGAGCCGCTGCCGGGCTTCGGCGGCGCTACCCCCGATCTTCTGGTGCGCGAAGGCAGGGCCGACCAGGTGCATGCCTATCTGGACCGCATCATGGCCGGCGGCTATGCCTGA